Proteins from one Rosa chinensis cultivar Old Blush chromosome 7, RchiOBHm-V2, whole genome shotgun sequence genomic window:
- the LOC112175617 gene encoding protein BONZAI 1 encodes MGNCCSDDAGGQTAVGGTAASHGNPNDAHNDAVDHLLKTRGYHGLFSQIELSLAAKDLRDRDVLSKSDPMVVVYTKGRDGGLVELGRTEVVLNSLNPKWITKHNVTYHFEVVQTLVFRVYDVDTQFHNVEVKMLKLDEQQFLGEATCALSEIVAKSDRLLTLDLVYREESSRSNRGKLIVHAEESVSSKTTIEMSLRCLDLEYKDLFSKSDPFLVISKIADSGITIPVCKTEVIKNELKPAWKPIYLNIQQVGSKDSPLIIECFNFNNNGKHDLIGKAQKSLADLEKLHTSGQGENLFIPAGHDHHNKTLKSQLFVDKFTESVQHTFLDYLAGGCELNFMVAVDFTASNGNPRLPDSLHYIDPSGRTNAYQRAIIEVVEVLQFYDSDKRFPAWGFGARPIDGPVSHCFNLNGSSHHCEVEGIQGIMVAYSSALQNVSLAGPTLFGPIITTAASIASQSLANGGQKYFVLLIITDGVVTDLQETKDALVKASDLPLSILIVGVGGADFKEMEILDADKGDRLESTTGRVASRDIVQFVPFRDVQSGEISVVQALLAELPSQFLTYMRSRNIKPNL; translated from the exons ATGGGAAACTGCTGCTCCGACGACGCCGGCGGCCAGACGGCCGTCGGCGGCACCGCCGCTTCTCACGGCAATCCCAACGACGCTCACAACGACGCCGTCGATCACCTCCTCAAGACCCGCGGCTACCACGGCCTCTTCTCTCAGATCGAG TTATCCTTGGCTGCTAAAGACTTGCGTGATCGGGACGTGCTCTCCAAG AGTGATCCCATGGTGGTCGTATATACaaaaggaagagatggagggCTTGTAGAGCTTGGCCGCACTGAAGTAGTTCTAAATTCATTAAATCCGAAATGGATCACAAAGCATAATGTCACTTATCATTTTGAGGTCGTACAGACTTTGGT GTTTCGCGTGTATGATGTCGATACTCAGTTTCACAATGTGGAAGTGAAG ATGCTTAAGCTAGATGAGCAACAATTTCTTGGCGAGGCAACTTGTGCATTGTCGGAG ATAGTTGCAAAATCAGACAGATTATTAACCCTGGATCTTGTATATAGAGAGGAATCGAGCAGATCAAACCGTGGAAAGCTCATTGTGCACGCTGAGGAGTCTGTTAGCTCAAAGACAACGATTGAGATGAGTTTGAGGTGTTTAGATTTGGAATACAAGGATCTCTTCTCCAAAAGT GACCCTTTTTTGGTAATATCGAAAATTGCGGATAGTGGGATCACAATTCCAGTTTGCAAAACAGAAGTCATAAAGAACGAACTCAAACCTGCATGGAAGCCAATATATTTGAATATTCAACAAGTTGGAAGCAAG GACAGCCCCTTGATAATAGAGTGTTTTAACTTCAACAACAATGGCAAACATGATTTGATTGG AAAAGCTCAAAAATCACTGGCTGACCTGGAAAAGCTTCATACTAGTGGACAAGGAGAAAATTTATTTATACCTGCTGGGCATGATCACCACAACAAG ACACTGAAGAGTCAACTATTTGTGGACAAGTTTACTGAGAGTGTTCAACACACGTTCCTTGATTACTTGGCTGGGGGCTGTGAATTAAATTTCATGGTGGCTGTTGATTTTACAG CTTCAAATGGGAACCCTCGCCTGCCCGATTCTTTGCATTATATAGATCCTTCAGGAAGAACCAATGCATACCAGAGA GCAATCATTGAGGTTGTGGAGGTGTTGCAGTTTTATGATTCAGACAAGCGCTTTCCAGCCTGGGGATTTGGAGCCCGACCAATTGATGGTCCAGTTTCTCATTGCTTCAACTTGAATGGGAGTAGTCATCACTGTGAG GTTGAAGGAATCCAAGGAATTATGGTGGCATATTCAAGTGCCCTCCAAAACGTTTCTCTTGCTGGACCTACTCTTTTTGGACCCATAATCACTACTGCTGCATCAATTGCCAGCCAGTCTCTTGCGAATGGTGGACAAAAATACTTCGTTTTGTTAATAATCACG GATGGAGTAGTCACAGATCTCCAAGAAACCAAAGATGCCCTTGTGAAAGCATCTGACCTGCCATTGTCAATCCTCATTGTTGGAGTAGGAGGAGCTGACTTCAAAGAAATGGAG ATTTTGGATGCTGACAAGGGTGACAGGCTTGAAAGTACGACTGGGCGTGTTGCTTCACGTGATATAGTGCAGTTTGTACCATTCCGAGATGTACAAA GTGGAGAAATTTCCGTTGTTCAGGCGCTTTTAGCAGAATTACCATCTCAGTTTCTGACTTACATGCGATCCAGAAATATTAAACCAAATTTGTGA
- the LOC112175619 gene encoding uncharacterized protein LOC112175619 yields the protein MNCGGNEDLEYRASAVGDVNANYVTALPPMSRWYGQISAPADIISRDGAKEQMVCNNQMNSEDFSGYIFMCNGRTKPECYMYRVFGLPAGRREVIEKIKPGMKLFLFDYEVKYLYGVYEATTAGKLNWDTAAFGGNFPAQVRFHIYKECLPLPESCFKHAIRDNYQTGSKKFNPILSSQQVSHLVSMFNPLTKPSSAKYDHYPVKNQFQSHSRLPPPSYPYFNLINTSHTPKASLPPSYSSMYGRLTSPALEPQCTQTSVLQPEHVGYGYAPQMGYINPAVQPQANSAPYQTSYTVEAGQPYLHGVPKSYERYEAAAQAMVPTHQYTDWRYEYNQLPSQTHMQMQENAAQHQSLYQVPAAHHVTQPIQQHASRFEEPGPAVRTLPIRSSNTWTLQI from the exons ATGAACTGTGGAGGAAATGAGGACTTGGAATATCGAGCATCGGCTGTAGGTGACGTGAATGCAAATTATGTTACCGCTTTGCCCCCTATGAGTCGTTGGTATGGTCAGATTTCTGCTCCTGCCGATATCATAAGTAGAGATGGCGCAAAGGAACAAATGGTGTGCAACAACCAGATGAATTCGGAAGATTTTTCTGGTTATATTTTTATGTGTAATGGACGAACAAAACCAGAATGCTATATGTACCGAGTTTTCGGACTTCCTGCTGGAAGAAGGGAAGTTATTGAGAAGATTAAGCCAGGGATGAAGCTATTTCTGTTTGACTATGAGGTGAAGTATCTTTATGGGGTATACGAAGCAACCACTGCTGGAAAATTGAACTGGGACACAGCTGCTTTTGGTGGGAACTTCCCTGCACAG GTGAGATTCCATATCTACAAGGAATGTCTTCCTCTGCCAGAGAGTTGTTTCAAACATGCTATTCGAGATAACTACCAGACAGGCTCCAAAAAATTTAATCCAATTCTCAGTAGCCAACAA GTAAGTCATCTAGTATCAATGTTCAATCCTCTTACAAAGCCGTCATCTGCTAAATATGACCATTACCCTGTAAAGAATCAATTTCAATCCCATTCAAGGCTTCCTCCTCCAAGTTATCCATACTTTAACTTGATAAACACCAGTCATACTCCAAAAGCGTCACTGCCTCCAAGCTATTCTTCCATGTATGGCAGACTTACTTCACCAGCCTTGGAGCCTCAGTGTACTCAAACGAGTGTCCTGCAGCCAGAACATGTTGGTTATGGATATGCACCACAGATGGGCTACATTAATCCTGCAGTGCAACCGCAAGCCAATTCAGCTCCATATCAGACATCTTATACTGTAGAAGCTGGGCAGCCGTACTTGCATGGAGTACCCAAATCATATGAAAG GTATGAGGCTGCTGCACAGGCTATGGTTCCTACTCATCAATACACTGACTGGAGATATGAGTACAATCAGTTACCGTCACAGACCCATATGCAGATGCAGGAGAATGCTGCTCAACACCAGAGTCTCTATCAAGTGCCTGCAGCCCATCATGTTACACAGCCTATACAACAACACGCATCGAGATTCGAAGAGCCTGGGCCTGCTGTGAGGACTCTTCCCATTAGATCATCAAATACCTGGACTCTGCAAATTTAA
- the LOC112175618 gene encoding LOW QUALITY PROTEIN: uncharacterized protein LOC112175618 (The sequence of the model RefSeq protein was modified relative to this genomic sequence to represent the inferred CDS: inserted 1 base in 1 codon), producing MSALLKNPRRESVEIDDDDTMMPPAEENGDPDSRQDQEDALIALIEHRAQEVEHNRRRREYYQSKLVEAEKRLNESQTKLARLRSQNKAASTKVSPSNGIKSVKEERRSMSPIPLRSRPQSKTELLIPAVTPKVSQPPKVAGSSGKAQVSSSSQASPAVSSQSISASKEKGDKSYRSSSKQDVEVQDKGTKRKFEEKEHKELIPMVRTSSKPSIIQCHSNNHISSHHKRKLRCLYMCPVNDQLFATSALDGLVNLWEVQGRGSGASLLSTTDCQSPKQRRWPEDIAWHPHGNSLFSVYTADGGESQVSVLNLNRTQGKPRVTFLEAKPHVKGIINSIVFPPWENTCFVTGGSDHAVVLWKETDAENVWKPKQLHRSIHSSAVMGVAGMWQKQIILSVGADKRIVGFNANMERTEFKHQIDSKCMSVLPNPCDFNLFMVQAGTHEKQLRLYDIRLRQTEIHAFGWKQESSDSQSALINQAWSPDGLYISSGTADPMIHIFDIRYNAQKPSQSIKAHQKRVFKAVWLCTXPLLISISSDLMVGLHKIS from the exons ATGAGTGCTCTTCTCAAAAACCCCAGAAGAGAAAGCGTGGAGATTGACGACGACGACACCATGATGCCGCCGGCGGAAGAGAACGGCGACCCAGATAGCAGACAAGACCAAGAAGACGCCCTCATCGCTCTGATTGAGCACCGCGCTCAGGAAGTGGAACACAATCGCCGGAGACGGGAGTATTACCAATCCAAG CTTGTTGAAGCAGAGAAGAGGTTGAATGAGTCTCAAACTAAATTGGCTCGACTTCGATCCCAAAACAAGGCAGCGTCGACTAAGGTGTCTCCGAGTAATGGAATTAAAAGTGTAAAGGAGGAGCGCAGATCAATGAGTCCTATCCCTTTAAGAAGCCGGCCTCAATCTAAAACAGAACTTTTAATTCCTGCTGTCACTCCAAAAGTTTCCCAACCTCCGAAAGTGGCAGGGTCTAGTGGGAAGGCACAAGTTAGTTCTAGTTCTCAAGCCAGCCCGGCAGTTTCTAGTCAGTCTATTAGTGCTAGCAAAGAAAAAGGAGATAAGTCTTATAGAAGTTCGTCAAAGCAGGATGTTGAAGTTCAAGATAAAGGGACAAAACGGAAGTTCG AGGAGAAAGAACATAAAGAATTAATTCCGATGGTTCGTACTAGCTCCAAACCCTCTATAATCCAGTGCCATTCAAACAATCACATATCCAGTCATCACAAGAGAAAGTTGAGATGTCTTTATATGTGTCCAGTGAATGATCAGCTTTTTGCAACCAG CGCTTTGGATGGACTGGTCAACTTGTGGGAAGTTCAAGGCAGGGG GTCAGGTGCTTCTCTACTTAGTACTACAGATTGCCAATCCCCAAAGCAAAGGAGATGGCCAGAAGATATTGCCTGGCATCCCCATGGAAACAGCCTATTTTCTGTGTATACTGCTGATGGTGGGGAATCACAAGTATCAGTTCTAAATCTAAATCGAACACAAGGG AAACCTCGTGTTACTTTCTTGGAAGCCAAGCCTCATGTGAAAGGGATTATTAACAGCATAGTTTTCCCACCTTGGGAGAATACCTGCTTTGTCACTGGTGGTAGTGATCATGCTGTTGTACTCTGGAAAGAGACGGATGCAGAAAATGTCTGGAAACCAAAGCAATTGCATAGGAGTATACATTCATCTGCTGTTATGGGCGTTGCTGGGATGTGGCAAAAGCAAATTATACTATCTGTGGGAGCAGACAAGAGGATTGTTGGCTTCAATGCTAATATGGAAAGAACAGAGTTTAAGCATCAGATAGATAGTAAATGCATGAGTGTTTTGCCAAATCCTTGCGACTTTAATCTATTCATGGTTCAAGCAGG TACTCATGAGAAGCAGCTCCGACTATATGATATCAGACTGAGGCAAACAGAGATACATGCTTTTGGGTGGAAGCAAGAGAGCAGTGATTCTCAATCGGCTCTGATAAATCAAGCTTGGTCTCCTGATGGTTTATACATCTCATCCGGTACTGCTGATCCTATGATTCACATATTTGATATCAGGTATAACGCCCAGAAGCCTTCCCAATCCATTAAGGCTCATCAGAAACGGGTTTTCAAAGCTGTATGGCTCTGCA AGCCCCTTCTCATTTCTATATCCTCTGATCTGATGGTTGGTTTACACAAAATCTCATAG